A genomic stretch from Algoriphagus halophilus includes:
- a CDS encoding phosphotriesterase family protein, with protein sequence MRNMFFALCLPLLIISSCKEKETDEGLDYPLINTVTGQIPIDSMGLTLIHEHMLVDFIGADSVSPNRYDREAVINKVLPYLLEVKQFGVKTIFDCTPSYLAKDPLLLKELSEKSGIRIVTNTGFYGAVGGKYLSDFIFQENASQLADRWIAEFNSGIDSTGIKPGFIKISVNEEEPLREVDAKLVRAAGITHVQTGLQIASHTGTWNTAKQEVEILQNMGIDPSGFIWVHAQAEQDFQNYLEAANLGVWISLDGIGWGLDEYVDRLTFAKSNGILEHILISHDAGWYDPAKPDGGDFQPFTNIFEKLMPALNEKGFKQSDWDLLLIENPKIAFGKGQEGDS encoded by the coding sequence ATGAGAAATATGTTTTTCGCTTTATGCCTCCCGCTTTTAATTATCTCCTCTTGTAAGGAAAAAGAGACAGATGAAGGATTAGACTATCCTCTAATCAATACGGTAACAGGGCAAATTCCAATCGACTCCATGGGTTTGACGTTGATCCATGAGCATATGCTGGTGGATTTTATTGGGGCAGATTCGGTTTCTCCAAATCGCTATGATCGGGAAGCGGTGATCAATAAAGTGCTTCCCTATTTATTGGAAGTAAAGCAATTTGGAGTCAAAACGATTTTTGACTGTACGCCTTCTTACCTGGCAAAAGACCCCTTGTTGTTGAAAGAACTTAGCGAAAAATCCGGAATCCGGATTGTGACCAATACAGGCTTTTACGGGGCTGTAGGCGGGAAATACTTATCAGATTTTATCTTTCAGGAAAATGCCTCTCAGCTTGCTGACCGCTGGATCGCAGAATTTAATTCTGGTATTGATTCTACTGGAATCAAACCGGGATTTATCAAGATTTCTGTCAATGAAGAGGAACCGTTAAGAGAGGTAGATGCCAAGTTGGTAAGAGCGGCAGGCATAACGCATGTGCAAACTGGCCTACAGATAGCTTCCCACACCGGAACCTGGAATACAGCGAAGCAAGAAGTTGAAATTTTACAAAATATGGGCATTGATCCTTCTGGATTTATTTGGGTGCATGCTCAGGCGGAACAGGATTTTCAGAATTACCTGGAAGCAGCCAATTTGGGGGTATGGATCAGTTTGGATGGAATAGGCTGGGGACTGGACGAGTACGTGGATCGCCTGACCTTTGCGAAATCAAATGGTATTTTAGAACATATCTTGATCTCCCATGATGCAGGATGGTATGATCCAGCCAAACCAGATGGAGGAGACTTTCAGCCCTTTACCAATATTTTTGAAAAGCTCATGCCTGCACTAAATGAAAAAGGATTTAAGCAGTCCGATTGGGATTTGCTGTTGATTGAAAATCCTAAAATTGCATTTGGAAAAGGACAGGAGGGAGATTCTTAA
- a CDS encoding helix-turn-helix transcriptional regulator translates to MEGDDLKRISRLTAILTQLQTKRMVTAGKLASKFGVSSRTIYRDLKTLEKAGVPILTEEGKGYSLVEGYRIPPIMFTEKQANALILAEQLVLKNKDASFVQDYAEAIDKIKSILGYSIQDKANLLAERTRYEEALNLERNSGNLSDLQFALTNFKLVKIQYIDKKGHSSERVIEPFAIVSAENWYLIAWCRLRQDFRFFRPDRIQKMEILSENFEPHPLTLQEYFEKYQPSP, encoded by the coding sequence ATGGAAGGAGATGATCTCAAAAGAATATCAAGGCTGACAGCCATTTTAACTCAGTTACAGACCAAACGAATGGTCACTGCTGGTAAGCTTGCCTCTAAATTTGGTGTCAGTTCTCGAACGATTTATCGGGATTTGAAAACCTTAGAAAAAGCTGGGGTTCCTATTTTGACTGAGGAAGGAAAAGGATATTCTTTAGTGGAAGGCTATAGGATCCCTCCCATCATGTTTACCGAAAAACAGGCCAACGCCTTAATCCTGGCAGAACAGCTCGTATTGAAAAACAAGGATGCCTCATTTGTACAAGATTATGCTGAAGCCATTGATAAAATCAAGTCGATTCTCGGTTACTCCATCCAAGACAAAGCCAATTTATTAGCTGAAAGAACCCGCTATGAAGAGGCCTTGAATCTAGAAAGAAACAGTGGTAACCTTTCTGACCTTCAATTTGCACTCACTAATTTTAAACTGGTCAAGATTCAATACATCGATAAGAAAGGCCACAGTTCAGAGAGAGTAATTGAGCCATTTGCTATTGTAAGTGCTGAGAATTGGTATTTGATTGCATGGTGTCGTCTCCGTCAAGATTTTCGATTTTTTCGCCCTGATAGAATTCAAAAAATGGAAATTTTATCTGAAAATTTTGAACCACATCCATTGACACTCCAGGAATATTTTGAAAAATATCAACCTTCTCCCTGA
- a CDS encoding alpha/beta fold hydrolase, protein MTNEINAILEEFNFQKSTLIPVNGIQLEVFEAGQKNAGKPIILCHGWPEHAFSWRYQIPTLVDAGYHVIIPNQRGYGNSSIPKEVTDYDIEHLAGDLVSLLDHYGYEDAIFVGHDWGAMVTWWLALLHPTRVKGIIALAVPYQVRGDRPWIEWMEEILGSDYYFVHFNRQPGVADKILDNNTTQFLRNLFRKNVPHNTPEPGMAMINLAKSKNPQGEPVMGEGELAIFSSSFKSTGFTGSINWYRNLDRNWHQLANKNPIINQPALMIYGDQDVIPKFEGLSAFVPQVEEVSLDCGHWIQQEKPADTNQTILAWLAKNG, encoded by the coding sequence ATGACAAACGAGATCAACGCAATTTTAGAGGAATTCAACTTCCAAAAGTCCACTTTAATCCCTGTCAATGGGATCCAATTGGAAGTCTTTGAAGCAGGTCAAAAAAATGCAGGAAAACCTATTATTCTATGTCATGGCTGGCCAGAGCATGCTTTTTCCTGGAGATATCAAATACCTACCCTTGTTGATGCAGGCTATCATGTTATTATACCAAATCAACGAGGTTATGGTAATTCCTCCATTCCAAAAGAGGTAACAGACTATGATATAGAACATTTAGCTGGAGATCTGGTATCACTCCTCGATCATTATGGATATGAAGATGCCATATTCGTTGGACATGACTGGGGAGCGATGGTCACCTGGTGGTTAGCACTTTTGCACCCTACTAGGGTAAAGGGAATTATTGCATTGGCCGTGCCTTACCAAGTTCGTGGAGATAGACCCTGGATTGAGTGGATGGAAGAAATTCTAGGTAGCGATTATTATTTTGTACACTTCAATAGACAGCCAGGAGTTGCAGATAAAATTCTGGATAACAATACAACACAATTTCTTCGAAATTTATTTCGAAAGAATGTACCCCATAACACCCCAGAACCAGGGATGGCGATGATCAATCTTGCCAAATCCAAAAACCCACAGGGCGAGCCCGTTATGGGAGAAGGTGAACTTGCTATTTTTTCTTCCTCTTTCAAATCAACAGGTTTTACAGGAAGTATCAATTGGTACAGAAACCTTGACCGCAATTGGCACCAATTGGCCAATAAGAATCCAATTATCAACCAACCAGCATTGATGATTTATGGAGATCAGGATGTAATCCCAAAATTTGAAGGATTATCGGCATTTGTGCCACAGGTGGAAGAAGTGAGTTTAGACTGTGGCCATTGGATTCAGCAGGAAAAACCTGCAGATACCAACCAAACAATTTTAGCATGGTTGGCAAAAAATGGGTAA
- a CDS encoding DUF4174 domain-containing protein, translated as MINLRLFFIIFLFMVISPSNAQRLSSHQWKDRLVIIQSENATNPLFKKQIEEFKKDPEGLEERKIAVYLSVAGNYKMGLEEREDWKKAGKDLEKLKNSTSEFEVILMGLDGGVKLQKNELLTCESLFRTIDQMPMRISEIRRKKKDNQL; from the coding sequence ATGATCAACTTGAGATTATTCTTCATCATATTTTTATTTATGGTCATTTCCCCAAGCAATGCACAACGTCTTTCCTCTCATCAATGGAAGGATAGATTGGTAATTATTCAGTCCGAAAATGCTACCAATCCCTTATTCAAGAAACAAATAGAGGAATTTAAAAAAGATCCTGAGGGATTGGAGGAACGGAAAATTGCAGTATACCTATCCGTTGCCGGGAATTACAAAATGGGACTAGAGGAAAGAGAGGATTGGAAAAAGGCTGGAAAAGATCTAGAAAAACTCAAAAATTCAACTTCCGAATTTGAGGTGATTCTGATGGGATTGGATGGAGGGGTTAAACTCCAAAAAAATGAGCTACTTACTTGCGAAAGTCTATTTAGAACGATTGATCAAATGCCTATGCGGATATCTGAAATCCGAAGAAAGAAGAAAGACAATCAGCTTTGA
- a CDS encoding M28 family peptidase — protein MQKSGILFLLLFIQSVSVFSQKKSLLQTTNSYFELVRPKFEGKEAFETVAFVEKYWRVAGNTGFNNTVYRISSKLEEAGYVLEENATSEDRLTYRIETRKMERPTWEPVDGSVQIIGQAEKLLDFSTNRHLMYQYSSSTPKEGITAEVIYVENKEALKGLDVEGKIIFAGEGGYRAFQSAVKEGGALGIFTYDMPDYLQPSKNTKSIQFRGLRYDAKKPAWAVALSYEAKEKLKAALEKGPVSVHVNIQTKIYDWEELTVVANVKGSELPMESLVFSAHIQEPGANDNATGVGTQLEMAQITADLVQKGELDLKRTLTFLWGDEIISTRRYIEEEEKREPEINWGISLDMVGENTEITGGTFLIEKMPDPSAIWTRGEDQHSEWGGRPLEKEDMKPHYLNDFMIYVFEEQGAYANWVVKTNPFEGGSDHTPFLRADIPGLLLWHFTDQFYHTDQDRLDKVSQNTMVNVGTAALVSAYTLLNGENQTAEQMVDLIAASAQKRLTTEYELSKSSIAAGGSSKEEQEILDTWSDYYVKTLDTVKDLLTVDHPGTLKKILDAQEAIKNQLGELTFQ, from the coding sequence ATGCAAAAGTCAGGCATCCTTTTTCTGCTCCTTTTTATCCAATCTGTTTCAGTATTTTCCCAAAAGAAGAGCCTTCTTCAAACCACCAATTCCTATTTCGAATTGGTCAGACCCAAATTTGAAGGAAAAGAGGCCTTTGAAACCGTTGCCTTCGTAGAAAAATATTGGAGGGTAGCAGGAAATACAGGGTTCAACAATACGGTGTACCGTATTTCCTCCAAATTGGAAGAAGCTGGGTATGTTTTAGAGGAAAATGCTACCAGTGAAGATCGCTTGACCTACCGAATCGAAACCAGAAAAATGGAAAGACCCACCTGGGAACCCGTGGATGGATCCGTTCAAATTATTGGGCAAGCTGAGAAACTGTTGGACTTTTCCACCAATCGGCATTTGATGTACCAATATTCTTCTTCCACTCCAAAAGAGGGGATTACAGCGGAAGTTATTTACGTTGAAAACAAAGAAGCCTTGAAAGGCCTGGATGTAGAAGGAAAAATCATATTTGCAGGCGAAGGAGGCTACCGTGCTTTTCAATCCGCTGTGAAAGAAGGCGGGGCATTGGGAATCTTCACCTATGATATGCCGGATTACCTTCAACCTAGCAAGAACACCAAATCCATTCAGTTTAGAGGTCTTCGATATGATGCAAAAAAACCTGCTTGGGCAGTGGCGCTTTCCTACGAAGCCAAAGAAAAACTGAAAGCAGCATTAGAAAAAGGCCCTGTTTCTGTGCATGTCAACATCCAAACTAAGATTTATGATTGGGAAGAACTGACTGTAGTAGCAAATGTAAAGGGTTCTGAGCTTCCTATGGAAAGTTTAGTATTCTCGGCGCATATCCAAGAACCTGGTGCCAATGACAATGCTACCGGCGTTGGGACTCAATTGGAAATGGCACAGATTACCGCAGATCTCGTTCAGAAGGGTGAATTGGATTTAAAGAGAACCCTGACCTTTTTATGGGGAGATGAAATTATTTCTACCCGTAGATACATTGAGGAAGAAGAAAAAAGAGAACCAGAAATCAACTGGGGAATATCGTTGGATATGGTGGGTGAAAACACCGAGATCACCGGGGGAACCTTCCTGATCGAAAAAATGCCTGATCCCAGTGCCATTTGGACCCGGGGAGAAGACCAACATTCAGAATGGGGCGGTAGGCCTTTGGAAAAGGAAGATATGAAACCCCATTATCTGAATGATTTCATGATTTATGTTTTTGAGGAGCAAGGCGCCTATGCAAATTGGGTAGTAAAAACCAACCCTTTTGAAGGAGGTTCAGACCATACCCCATTTTTAAGAGCCGACATCCCGGGTTTATTGCTTTGGCACTTTACCGACCAATTCTACCATACCGATCAGGATCGATTAGACAAAGTTTCCCAAAATACGATGGTCAATGTCGGGACTGCAGCTTTGGTCTCGGCCTACACGCTTTTGAATGGAGAAAATCAAACAGCCGAGCAAATGGTCGATTTAATCGCAGCCAGTGCACAGAAAAGATTAACCACCGAATATGAGTTGAGCAAATCTTCAATAGCGGCAGGAGGATCCAGCAAAGAGGAACAAGAGATTCTCGATACCTGGTCAGATTACTATGTAAAAACCTTGGATACGGTAAAAGATCTTTTGACAGTAGACCATCCTGGTACGCTCAAAAAAATCTTAGATGCACAGGAAGCCATCAAAAACCAATTGGGAGAGCTAACCTTTCAATAA
- a CDS encoding L-serine ammonia-lyase, iron-sulfur-dependent, subunit alpha, with amino-acid sequence MSYPSIFNDVLGPVMRGPSSSHCAAALRIGRICHDLMDGRISTIEIDFDPDGSLATTHKDQGSDMGLFGGFLGWEADDERLVHSEIHLGAAGIQYKITIKELESKHPNTYQITLSNPWEQHQVIANSTGGGMIEVIEIDGVPISLAGDKYVTLIYANDLAIVNHYLEQTGVWEDFDVIAGPGKFVMLTGLSFLETTLLEELKELDAVSQIKQLKPVLPILASKNPKVPFITCDEMFAYNEDKNLSLWELALKYESMRGNISEEEVLSKANSIRIILKNAVETGLKGTEFEDRILGPQSVNFKSMMEGKKLIDADVLNRIIMYVSAIMEVKSSMGVIVAAPTAGSCGAMPGAVLGVADSLGLSEEETNKALLVAGLIGVFIAAHSTFAAEVGGCQAECGSGSTMAAAAIVSLAGASLKQSIAAASMALQSSLGMICDPIGNRVEAPCLNKNVMAASNALSCANMALANYDHLIPLDEVIETMYAVGKSIPNTLRCTNLGGLSITKTAKEIESRLEQKQFFKSC; translated from the coding sequence ATGAGTTACCCAAGCATTTTCAACGACGTCCTTGGTCCCGTGATGAGAGGACCATCCAGTTCCCATTGTGCAGCTGCTTTACGAATTGGCAGAATTTGCCATGACTTAATGGATGGCCGCATTTCAACCATTGAAATTGATTTTGACCCCGATGGCTCATTGGCTACTACCCATAAGGATCAAGGTTCGGATATGGGCTTGTTTGGTGGCTTTTTAGGCTGGGAAGCAGACGATGAACGGTTAGTCCATTCAGAAATTCATTTAGGAGCTGCAGGGATTCAATATAAAATAACGATCAAAGAACTGGAGTCCAAACATCCAAATACCTATCAAATCACCTTAAGTAACCCTTGGGAACAACACCAAGTCATTGCCAATTCTACAGGAGGAGGAATGATTGAGGTAATAGAAATTGATGGAGTTCCGATCTCTTTGGCAGGAGATAAATACGTTACCTTGATTTACGCAAATGATTTAGCAATCGTGAATCATTATTTGGAGCAAACTGGGGTGTGGGAGGATTTTGATGTCATTGCTGGACCTGGGAAGTTTGTCATGTTGACCGGATTGTCATTTTTAGAAACTACCCTACTGGAAGAATTAAAAGAGCTGGATGCTGTCTCCCAAATCAAACAGCTCAAACCGGTACTACCTATTCTGGCAAGCAAAAACCCTAAAGTACCCTTCATCACCTGTGATGAAATGTTTGCCTATAATGAAGACAAGAATTTAAGTTTGTGGGAATTGGCACTTAAATACGAAAGCATGCGGGGCAATATCTCTGAGGAGGAGGTGCTATCCAAAGCAAATTCTATTCGGATTATTCTAAAAAATGCAGTTGAAACCGGACTGAAAGGGACGGAGTTTGAAGATCGGATTTTAGGACCTCAATCGGTGAATTTCAAATCCATGATGGAAGGGAAAAAGCTGATCGACGCAGATGTGCTCAATCGGATTATCATGTACGTTTCTGCCATTATGGAAGTAAAGAGTTCCATGGGCGTCATCGTTGCCGCCCCTACAGCAGGATCTTGTGGAGCCATGCCAGGTGCAGTATTGGGAGTTGCGGATTCCTTGGGGCTTTCAGAAGAAGAAACCAATAAAGCCTTGTTAGTCGCTGGATTAATTGGAGTATTTATCGCTGCGCATTCCACCTTTGCTGCTGAAGTAGGAGGATGTCAGGCAGAATGCGGTTCAGGTTCTACTATGGCTGCTGCTGCCATTGTCAGTTTGGCCGGGGCCAGTTTGAAACAAAGTATTGCTGCCGCTTCCATGGCCTTGCAAAGTTCTTTGGGAATGATCTGTGATCCGATTGGAAACCGAGTAGAAGCCCCTTGTCTCAATAAAAATGTGATGGCTGCCTCCAATGCCTTATCCTGTGCCAATATGGCCTTGGCCAATTACGATCACTTGATACCTTTGGACGAAGTGATAGAAACCATGTATGCGGTAGGCAAAAGCATCCCAAATACCTTGAGATGTACCAATTTGGGTGGTCTTTCTATTACCAAAACTGCCAAAGAAATCGAAAGCCGATTGGAGCAAAAGCAATTCTTTAAAAGCTGCTAA
- a CDS encoding DUF6797 domain-containing protein — MKKLVLGLSILSLLLIFDSCDSSNKDSDEKSTSGFTLSESDLPAFEKNLDHQRLISAWGDRQGESIRTGEHIYNNICFNCHGNPDQEGSMPNAFKFWKDEFKVGKDPYSIYQTLTRGYGSMPPQVNLTPVEKYDLINYLRETFLKEENPGQFVEVDSTYLASLPVGTNIGPEPKEFKPWAEMDYGNFLINTYELAGLDAAPRERSSGKAPLPDENLVNSNFAYKGIAIRLDQGPGGVAAGKAWMMFDHDLMRVAGAWTGEGFIDWEAILFNGRHNISPRTIGELHFENPVAPGWANPKTGSFEDPRFTARDQRKFGPLPREWTHYKGLYQYGDRVVLSYTVGNAKLLEAFGLETLDDQPVFTRTLHLTPSEETLKMRVAPSSTTVALTGEGASLTKEEGFHVLKIESGKTIQLKLWMAQEGNAGLQELANSAPKPEDLSSFTKGGPARYPEKLNTEILRGGQDGPFQVDIMNPPFDSPWKNQFRLSGLDFFKDPNKGVICSTDGDVWLVEGFLEDSGKLSWKRIASGLFQPLGIKVVNEEIFVTCRDQLVRLQDLNGDLETDFYESFNNDHMVTDHFHEFAMGLQVDEEGNFYYAKSGRHAREALTPQHGTLIKVSKDGENTEIIASGFRAANGVCLNPDGTFIVTDQEGHWNPMNRINWVKEGGFYGNMFGYNPPADSTESGMELPLVWVERDIDQSPSELLWVDSEKWGPLNGKLLNLSYGYGKVFVIPYETVGEQVQGGIVELPIPRFSTGVMRGRFNPGDGQLYLCGLSAWGSTQPQLGGLYRIRKVDQPLVVPIGIKATQTGIELTFSASLDEESVQQISNYTVKTWDLLRSRNYGSKHYNEKTINVSKVELDKDGKTILLSIPEIQPTWVMEIQYQLQDEDGKELVGSIQNTIHQLGNSSVL; from the coding sequence ATGAAAAAACTGGTCCTTGGATTAAGCATTCTTTCTCTTCTCTTGATTTTTGATTCCTGTGATTCCAGCAACAAGGATTCTGATGAAAAAAGTACTTCCGGATTTACTTTGTCGGAGTCAGATCTTCCGGCATTCGAAAAAAACTTAGACCATCAACGGTTGATATCTGCCTGGGGAGATCGGCAAGGCGAGTCCATTCGAACCGGAGAACATATTTACAACAACATTTGCTTTAATTGCCATGGAAACCCAGATCAGGAAGGGTCCATGCCGAATGCTTTTAAGTTTTGGAAAGACGAATTTAAGGTGGGCAAAGATCCTTATTCCATCTACCAAACCCTGACCCGGGGCTATGGCTCCATGCCTCCACAAGTCAATTTGACCCCAGTAGAAAAATATGATCTCATCAATTACTTGAGAGAGACTTTTTTGAAAGAGGAAAACCCGGGACAATTCGTTGAAGTAGATTCCACCTACTTGGCAAGCTTACCAGTCGGAACCAACATAGGTCCGGAACCCAAGGAATTCAAGCCTTGGGCAGAAATGGATTATGGTAATTTCTTGATCAACACGTATGAGTTGGCCGGTTTGGACGCTGCTCCTAGGGAGCGGTCTTCAGGCAAAGCTCCCCTCCCCGATGAAAATCTGGTCAATTCAAATTTCGCATACAAAGGCATTGCAATTCGATTGGATCAAGGGCCTGGAGGGGTAGCGGCAGGAAAAGCGTGGATGATGTTTGACCATGACCTGATGCGTGTAGCAGGGGCTTGGACTGGAGAAGGTTTTATTGATTGGGAGGCAATATTATTCAATGGTAGACACAATATCTCCCCAAGAACCATTGGTGAACTTCATTTTGAAAATCCCGTAGCACCCGGCTGGGCAAACCCCAAGACCGGAAGTTTTGAAGACCCCAGGTTTACAGCTCGGGACCAACGGAAGTTTGGCCCTTTGCCCAGGGAATGGACGCATTACAAAGGGCTTTATCAATATGGGGACCGAGTAGTTTTATCCTACACCGTGGGAAACGCCAAGCTTTTGGAGGCTTTTGGCTTGGAAACGCTGGATGATCAGCCTGTTTTCACCAGAACACTCCACCTCACTCCTTCGGAAGAAACCCTAAAAATGAGAGTAGCGCCGAGCAGTACTACAGTGGCCTTGACGGGAGAAGGTGCCAGTTTAACCAAGGAAGAAGGTTTCCATGTCTTGAAAATTGAAAGTGGGAAAACCATCCAATTGAAATTATGGATGGCCCAGGAAGGAAACGCTGGGCTACAGGAATTGGCCAACTCTGCTCCTAAACCAGAAGACTTAAGTAGCTTCACCAAAGGTGGGCCTGCCAGGTATCCTGAAAAGCTTAACACTGAAATTTTAAGAGGTGGGCAAGATGGACCATTTCAGGTAGACATCATGAACCCTCCCTTTGATAGTCCCTGGAAAAATCAATTCAGACTGAGCGGTCTGGACTTCTTCAAAGATCCCAACAAAGGGGTGATTTGTTCTACCGATGGAGACGTGTGGCTTGTAGAAGGGTTTTTGGAAGATTCCGGAAAACTGAGCTGGAAGAGAATCGCTTCGGGACTATTCCAACCCCTGGGAATCAAGGTGGTCAATGAGGAAATCTTTGTTACATGTAGAGACCAACTGGTTCGTCTTCAGGACCTGAATGGGGATCTAGAAACAGATTTCTATGAAAGTTTCAACAATGACCATATGGTCACCGATCACTTCCATGAATTTGCCATGGGACTTCAAGTGGATGAAGAGGGGAATTTTTATTATGCAAAGAGTGGTCGACATGCCAGGGAAGCACTGACCCCCCAACATGGGACCTTGATTAAAGTAAGCAAAGACGGAGAAAATACGGAGATCATTGCCAGCGGATTTCGAGCCGCCAATGGCGTATGTCTCAATCCCGACGGGACCTTTATCGTAACAGATCAGGAAGGTCATTGGAATCCGATGAACCGAATCAATTGGGTCAAAGAAGGTGGTTTTTACGGCAATATGTTTGGTTACAATCCTCCAGCTGACAGCACCGAAAGTGGCATGGAGCTTCCATTGGTTTGGGTGGAAAGGGATATTGATCAATCCCCCTCTGAACTTCTCTGGGTAGACAGTGAAAAATGGGGACCACTCAATGGAAAGCTTTTGAACCTCTCCTATGGCTATGGAAAAGTATTTGTGATTCCTTATGAAACCGTGGGAGAGCAAGTCCAGGGGGGAATCGTGGAATTACCCATCCCAAGATTCTCTACAGGAGTCATGCGAGGGAGATTCAACCCTGGTGATGGACAACTATACCTGTGTGGACTTTCTGCCTGGGGTTCTACCCAACCCCAGTTAGGTGGACTCTATAGAATTAGAAAGGTAGATCAACCGCTAGTTGTTCCTATTGGAATCAAAGCCACTCAAACAGGCATTGAATTAACATTTTCAGCCTCATTGGATGAGGAAAGTGTTCAGCAGATTTCAAACTACACGGTCAAAACCTGGGACTTGTTACGATCCAGAAACTATGGGTCCAAGCATTACAATGAGAAGACCATAAACGTATCAAAAGTAGAATTGGACAAAGATGGAAAAACGATTTTATTGAGTATCCCTGAAATCCAACCTACTTGGGTCATGGAGATTCAGTACCAACTTCAAGATGAGGATGGAAAAGAACTCGTAGGTTCCATACAGAATACCATTCACCAACTGGGAAATTCTTCAGTTTTGTAA
- a CDS encoding lipocalin-like domain-containing protein: MKDPQFIGAWELQEWTIEKEDGSIEFPYGEDAIGKINYDGHGQMSVMIMKNNRPLMLSEDPLQSQPNEVLAAFKGFIAYSGNYEVHPHSNQVVHQIKMSSFPNWVGQNQIRKFEFRDDQLILSTDFIGPNKHKLVWRKILTVQNPKS, translated from the coding sequence ATGAAAGACCCGCAATTTATTGGTGCTTGGGAACTACAAGAATGGACCATTGAGAAAGAAGATGGGAGTATAGAATTTCCGTATGGAGAGGATGCCATAGGGAAAATAAATTATGACGGCCATGGACAGATGTCAGTCATGATCATGAAAAACAATCGGCCATTAATGCTATCTGAGGACCCTCTTCAAAGTCAACCAAATGAAGTTCTCGCAGCGTTTAAGGGGTTTATTGCTTATTCGGGGAATTATGAGGTACACCCACATTCTAATCAAGTAGTCCATCAAATAAAAATGAGCTCATTCCCGAATTGGGTCGGTCAAAATCAAATCAGAAAATTTGAATTCAGGGATGACCAACTCATATTAAGTACTGATTTCATTGGTCCAAACAAGCATAAATTGGTGTGGCGTAAAATCCTAACTGTTCAAAATCCTAAATCCTGA